Proteins co-encoded in one Pseudostreptobacillus hongkongensis genomic window:
- the dnaN gene encoding DNA polymerase III subunit beta: MLNVIVNRREFLKRIQIVENALLDDKTNSSNSGILVETTDNKIVLKGLGDGLFIKAELECEVKEKGEFIIRHKLMEEFLKQLDQETIEIKENAGKINISSGKSDSDFSIYEYEKRNEPKVSEIGSEYEFNKEDILNDIENVKFAASLNVEKISVNCIRLELEDKLLKLVSSDSHRLIYLNRSFENEEAESLGISLPLRAVNGLIKIMKQLEEEKVKFKTDGSRAEFKFKDVEILTKLVEIQYPPYKSLINNVKKNKKVLINVKEFISVLNRISVFVKDNTDKRYVAIFEFKDNKLEIQGRNDLATSTEQINTIYEGEPLRIALNVKYILDYLQTIQSNKMLEIKMYDQRQPVLMNVEDDDTSIYLIAPTQA, from the coding sequence ATGTTAAATGTTATAGTTAACAGACGTGAATTTTTAAAAAGAATACAAATAGTTGAAAATGCACTATTAGATGATAAGACTAATAGTTCTAATTCTGGAATACTTGTAGAAACAACTGATAATAAGATAGTCTTAAAAGGTCTAGGAGACGGTCTTTTTATTAAAGCTGAACTTGAATGTGAAGTTAAAGAAAAAGGTGAATTTATAATCAGACATAAATTAATGGAAGAATTTTTAAAACAATTAGATCAAGAAACTATAGAGATAAAAGAAAATGCTGGAAAAATCAATATAAGTTCAGGTAAAAGTGATAGTGATTTTTCTATATATGAATATGAAAAAAGAAATGAACCTAAAGTTTCTGAAATAGGAAGTGAGTATGAATTTAATAAAGAAGATATATTAAATGATATTGAAAATGTTAAGTTTGCTGCTTCTTTAAATGTAGAAAAAATATCAGTTAATTGTATAAGATTAGAATTAGAAGATAAATTATTAAAGTTAGTTTCATCAGATTCACATAGATTAATTTATTTAAATAGATCTTTTGAAAATGAAGAAGCAGAAAGTTTAGGAATTAGTCTACCACTAAGAGCTGTTAATGGTTTAATAAAAATAATGAAACAGTTAGAAGAAGAGAAAGTTAAATTTAAGACAGATGGTAGCCGTGCAGAATTTAAATTTAAAGATGTTGAAATATTAACAAAACTTGTTGAAATTCAATATCCACCTTATAAAAGTTTAATAAATAATGTTAAGAAAAATAAAAAAGTACTAATAAATGTGAAAGAATTTATAAGTGTATTAAATAGAATATCGGTATTTGTTAAAGATAATACAGATAAGAGATACGTTGCTATATTTGAATTTAAAGATAATAAACTAGAAATTCAAGGAAGAAACGATTTAGCAACATCAACTGAACAAATTAATACTATATATGAAGGAGAACCATTAAGAATAGCTCTTAATGTAAAATATATTTTAGATTACTTACAAACTATACAAAGTAATAAAATGCTAGAAATAAAAATGTATGATCAAAGACAACCTGTTTTAATGAATGTTGAAGATGATGATACAAGTATTTATTTAATAGCACCAACACAAGCTTAG
- a CDS encoding sigma-70 family RNA polymerase sigma factor codes for MNKKEDTSINLISLYISDLQSYELLSFEEEKEIFRKIREENDEQSRNLLILSNLRLVVSEAKKLLGNGLPLIDLISEGNLGLIKSINKFDPDKGLRFSTYAVWWIRQTIKKAIVNLGRDIRIPSYKYEQLSKVNKVIENYQNEHGDIPNPEFIAEELGMKTSKVILLQNEFQDIVSLNEAIGDNIFLEDVIGNESNLEETIIKSDQLSEMYELLQNTLTERERTIIELRYGLGNNKIHTLKEIGKKLNITRERVRQIEKKSISKLKKYLEDYKDIY; via the coding sequence ATGAACAAAAAAGAAGATACGAGTATAAATTTGATCTCTCTTTATATATCAGATCTTCAAAGTTATGAATTATTAAGCTTTGAAGAAGAAAAAGAAATATTTAGAAAAATTAGAGAAGAAAACGATGAGCAATCAAGAAATTTATTAATACTTTCTAATCTTAGATTAGTTGTTTCAGAAGCAAAAAAACTTTTAGGAAATGGATTACCTTTAATAGATTTAATAAGTGAAGGTAATTTAGGATTAATAAAATCTATAAATAAATTTGATCCTGATAAAGGACTTAGATTTAGTACTTATGCTGTTTGGTGGATAAGACAAACTATAAAAAAAGCTATAGTAAATTTAGGAAGAGATATTAGAATACCTTCATATAAATATGAACAACTTTCTAAAGTAAATAAAGTTATAGAAAATTATCAAAATGAACATGGAGATATACCGAATCCAGAGTTTATAGCTGAAGAATTAGGTATGAAAACATCTAAAGTTATACTTTTACAAAATGAATTTCAAGATATAGTTTCTCTTAATGAGGCTATAGGAGATAATATATTTTTAGAAGATGTAATTGGCAATGAATCTAATTTAGAAGAAACTATAATTAAAAGTGATCAATTAAGTGAAATGTATGAATTATTGCAAAATACTTTAACAGAAAGAGAAAGAACTATAATAGAGTTAAGATATGGATTGGGAAATAATAAAATACATACATTGAAAGAAATAGGTAAAAAACTTAATATTACTCGTGAAAGAGTAAGACAAATAGAGAAGAAATCTATTTCAAAACTAAAGAAATATTTAGAAGATTACAAAGATATTTATTAA